The genomic segment CCGCTGGAATTGGTCTTGCGGTAAAGCGGTAACGCGGAAACGGCATTGCCTTGCGCATCATTGAGCAAGCGGTGCTGAGGGCGCCAGCCGCTGCGTCCACCGACACTGCCGCTGTCCTCAAAAGAAGAAAGAAAGGCATGCCGAAGAAAGGGTTGTCTGTGGCCGCCAAGCAGCGCATCCCAGCAAGTGGGGCTGATATCGGCAAGGCGAGAAAGCGTCTGGATAGGCATGTGCCTAGTCTCGCCGCTCACAAAGCGGAACTGAAGTGTTTCTTGGCATCGGCATATCCAGAGATTCTTGGGGCAGCAGTACAGCCATAGGATGAAAGAACGGTGAACGACGTATCCGTCATCAAACCGTCGTCAAATTAGCAAAAAGCTGTAACCACACCCCCTCATTCTGCCCACAGCCGCTTGGGGGGTTAGGACCCGGAGGCGGCATAGCTACCAATCCGCGAACGCACAGAAAGGAAAAATCATGCCACGCAAGCTTCTCCCCCTGACCCTCGCCATCGCTGCTGCAGTCGCGTTGCCCACCACTGCCAACGCCTACGAAATAATCGGCAAGCAGCTGGAGATCTATGGCAAGGCCCACGTGTCGGCGGACTTCGTGGACAACGACACCGACAGCGAGCTGGCCATCGCCAGTAACTCGTCGCGTCTGGGCTTCAAGGGCGTCACCGAAATCAACCCCGATCTGAACGTGGTCTACCAGATCGAATCCAAAATCATCGTTGACGAAGGCGGCGACAATTTCGCCGGGCGCAACACTTTCGTTGGTTTGGCTGGCGACTTCGGCCAGGTTCTGGTGGGTAACCAGGACACGCCGCTCAAGAACGTGCGCAACGCCTTCGACGTGTTCGGCGACACCGTTGCCGACGCCCGCAACGTGGCTGATGAAGCCAACCGCCGCGCCAAGAACAGCATTCAATACATCAGTCCGAGCATGGGCGGCCTGGTCGCCAGCGCCATGTACGCCACGTCCTATGCGGACTACGAGACCGTGGACGGCGATATCGAAGACAACGACTACTCCCTCGCAAGCGTTGCCTTGGGCTACAGCATCGGCGACCTCGAATTCAGCGCCGGTTACGAGAAGGCTGACGGCGACGATAACGATACCGTCGCCACCGACGTCCGCGCCTACGAGTCCGATGCGTTCCGCGTTGCCGCCGGCTACACCTTCGGCGCAATCCGTCTGGGCGCGATGTTCGACCGTTACGAAGAAGGCACTGCCGACGGTGATCGCGACCGTGATGCCTGGGGCCTGAACGGCGCCTACAAGTTCGGCGCCAACACGTTCAAGTTGCAGTACATGGCCGCTGATGACTGGAGCGATACCGACGACTCCGGTGCCAGCCAATGGAGCGTCGGCCTGGACCACAAGCTATCCAAGCAACTGTCCATCTACGGCATCTACAGCATGCTGAAGAACGACGACAACACAGCTGACTACCAGATCAAGGGCGGCCACGACACCGATGTCTACAACGTAGTAGCACTTGGCGATGACATCAATGTGTTCTCCCTGGGCATGGTCTATAGCTTCTAATCGACACTGAACGCGCTCCCTTTCAGGATCTCCTGACGCAGGCTCCCATCGATCGATGGGAGCTTTTTTTTGCGCCATCAACACGATCAGTAATGTCATAGCAGCACGGGCCGCTTATTTGCGGCGCAAAATCACACTACCGATTGAGTAACCGGCACCGAACGAGCTGAGCACGCCGAGGCTGCCAGCCGATAGGTCGTCCTGATGTTTGTGAAAGGCAATTACCGAACCGGCCGAACTGGTGTTGGCGTAGGTATCGAGAATCACCGGCGCCTCTTCCGGGCTGGCGTCGCGGCCCAGCAGTTTGCGCACGATGAGTTGGTTCATATTGAGGTTGGCCTGGTGCAACCAGAAGCGCTTGACCGAGCTCACCTCGATATCGTTCTCCTTCAGATGGTCACCGATCAGCTCGGCCACCATCGGGCAGACTTCCTTGAACACCTTGCGGCCCTCCTGGACGAACAGCTTGTCCGGGTTGGTCATATATTCCTCGGCGGTGCGATTGAGGAAGCCGAAATTGTTGCGGATGTTGTTGGAAAACTCAGTCACCAGACGGGTGCTGACGATGTCCCACTGATGGCCGGAAGTCGCCAGATCGGCGCGTTCGACAATCACCGCGGTGCACGCGTCGCCGAAGATGAAGTGGCTGTCGCGGTCGCGGAAGTTCATATGGCCGGTGCAGATTTCCGGATTGACCATCAGGATTGCCCGTGCTTGCCCCAGCTGCACCGAATTGGCCGCATTCTGGATACCGAAGGTGGCCGAGGAGCAGGCCACGTTCATGTCGAAACCGAAGCCCTTGATGCCCAGTGCCGCCTGCACTTCGATGGCGATCGCCGGATAGGCGCGCTGCAGGTTGGAACAGGCGACGATGACGCCGTCGATATCGGCGGCCGTCTTGCCTGCGCGCGCCAGTGCCTGCTCGGCCGACTTGACCGACATCTCGCAGAGGATCGACCACTCGTCATTGCCGCGCTCGGGAATGCGCGGAACCATGCGGTCCGGGTCGAGAATGCCTGCCTTGTCGGTGACGAAACGGCTCTTGATACCCGAAGCCTTCTCGATGAAGGCGGAGCTGGATTCCGGTACCGGCTGCACTTCGCCCGCCTCGATGGCGGCGGCGTGTTCGGCGTTGAAGCGACTGGCGTAGGTGTTGAATGACTCGACCAGTTCGTCGTTGGAAATGCTGTAGGCAGGGGTATAAAGGCCGGTACCGCTGATGACGACGTTATGCACAGTCGTTCCTCTTGAATATTGGCTGATCGTTTTCTGGCGCCGCAACGGAGCGAGGCCGGTCAGCGCCGTTCGCCATCGTTCATGCCGCGTCTGTCTATATGGCGGCTATTGTGCACGAAAACCCGACAGATTCAGCAGCTGGGTATTGAAATGCAGACAAAACAGATCACAAGACTGCAAACGACACACCCACGCCAAGGCGGCCGGCAAATCGGGGGCTGGACGCGATCCGCCCCGGATACCCGCACGCGAATCGTGGCGCACCATCCGACAATGATCGGCTTTCAGCTATTCTTGCGATCTCAACACACAGGATCACCCGATGAAAGACCCACTCGCCGAACTGATCCGTCTGATCAGCTCGGGATGCATGAGCGACGATGAGATCAACCGGCTTGCTGACGAAGCGGCTCAAGCCTATGCCGATCCTCAGGCCTTTCTGCAGGCCAACCCGGACATCATCTACGACGATGACTTTCCCATTCCGCTGGGCGAATGGATGATCGTCGGCAGCCTGCCGGACACCGTGCTGTTCCAGGCCGATGATTACCAGGCGCTGTTCGAGCAGATCGTCGGATCGTTCGGCCCGGACGTGAATTTCGTCCTCAAGCCCAAGCAG from the Stutzerimonas stutzeri genome contains:
- a CDS encoding porin encodes the protein MPRKLLPLTLAIAAAVALPTTANAYEIIGKQLEIYGKAHVSADFVDNDTDSELAIASNSSRLGFKGVTEINPDLNVVYQIESKIIVDEGGDNFAGRNTFVGLAGDFGQVLVGNQDTPLKNVRNAFDVFGDTVADARNVADEANRRAKNSIQYISPSMGGLVASAMYATSYADYETVDGDIEDNDYSLASVALGYSIGDLEFSAGYEKADGDDNDTVATDVRAYESDAFRVAAGYTFGAIRLGAMFDRYEEGTADGDRDRDAWGLNGAYKFGANTFKLQYMAADDWSDTDDSGASQWSVGLDHKLSKQLSIYGIYSMLKNDDNTADYQIKGGHDTDVYNVVALGDDINVFSLGMVYSF
- a CDS encoding beta-ketoacyl-ACP synthase III, which produces MHNVVISGTGLYTPAYSISNDELVESFNTYASRFNAEHAAAIEAGEVQPVPESSSAFIEKASGIKSRFVTDKAGILDPDRMVPRIPERGNDEWSILCEMSVKSAEQALARAGKTAADIDGVIVACSNLQRAYPAIAIEVQAALGIKGFGFDMNVACSSATFGIQNAANSVQLGQARAILMVNPEICTGHMNFRDRDSHFIFGDACTAVIVERADLATSGHQWDIVSTRLVTEFSNNIRNNFGFLNRTAEEYMTNPDKLFVQEGRKVFKEVCPMVAELIGDHLKENDIEVSSVKRFWLHQANLNMNQLIVRKLLGRDASPEEAPVILDTYANTSSAGSVIAFHKHQDDLSAGSLGVLSSFGAGYSIGSVILRRK